A genomic window from Triticum urartu cultivar G1812 chromosome 7, Tu2.1, whole genome shotgun sequence includes:
- the LOC125525233 gene encoding disease resistance protein RPM1-like, translated as MAETVILLAIQKIGIALANGAANQASALFVKYGTQLLELQRGMDRVVRELRLMHEFLCQMDIRNRNKKAYEIWLGEVRKVAHVMEDMVDEYLYLVGQEHDVGFFFFLKNGFKKPRSLLSLNQIAFKVKEIEKDLSHLSETKTRWVLVNNEDTSSSDYIVKRSQELANISRRLEEEDLVGVDKNRELLQQWLAGDHLERSVIALLGMGGLGKTALAANVYRNVREKFQCHAWVSISQTYSREDVLRNIIKELSRDKDSVLSNTADMDITCLQETLKKFLEQHKYLIILDDIWTPEVFNDLSRICIHNEKGSRLLITTRVGRVAALASQGCILTLEALPEDKARDLFCKKAFSRDTNYECPVQLKPLSDEISSKCKGLPLVIVLVGGLFLVHEKTVEEWRRINSQLNWELINNPEFDHIRNVFHLSFIYLPTHLKSCVLYCSLFPEDYILKRKQLVRLWIAEGFVQERGECTLEEVAEGYLKELTDRNMLQLIERNHFGRMKKFRMHDLVRELAVDLCKKNCFGVSYEDQCVESLEMDGRRLVLHKLKKDIQEPFSNMHQLRTVITLGGSKSSFTLLPLLCTESRYMTVLELSGLPMEKIPDAIGDLFNLRHLGLRGSKVKMLPKTIENLSNLLTLDLYESDIHKFPSGIVKLKKLRHLFAVIVIHREGNFSKYGVRIPNGLGNLTNMQTLQALEAQDESLRHLGELRQMRSLRLWNVKGIYCGRISESLGQMRYLSSLDLNASDNSEVLLLNVCLPNLQKLRLMGRLAEGVLDESPLFQADGGQNLYSLSLLWSQLREDPLQSLSRLSNLTYLQFTGAYNGEQLAFLTGWFPKLKILYLGGLPNLSRLEIQQGVMESLEALCLHNLSSMTKVPAGIEFLLPLQYLNFREITIDFLAELRRSAIGGDRWWYTLRD; from the coding sequence ATGGCGGAGACTGTGATTCTTCTAGCCATTCAAAAGATTGGAATTGCCTTAGCAAATGGAGCGGCAAACCAAGCCAGTGCACTGTTTGTGAAGTACGGCACGCAACTACTAGAATTACAGCGTGGCATGGATCGTGTTGTGAGGGAGCTTCGTTTAATGCATGAATTTCTGTGTCAAATGGACATTCGAAACCGCAATAAAAAAGCATATGAGATCTGGTTGGGGGAGGTACGGAAAGTAGCACATGTGATGGAGGACATGGTGGATGAGTACTTGTATCTAGTTGGTCAGGAACATGATGttggttttttctttttcctGAAGAATGGGTTCAAAAAGCCAAGATCTCTACTTTCTTTGAACCAGATAGCTTTTAAGGTGAAGGAAATAGAGAAAGACCTTTCACACCTATCAGAGACAAAAACCCGTTGGGTTCTCGTGAACAATGAGGATACAAGCAGCTCGGACTACATTGTCAAGAGGTCCCAAGAGCTAGCAAACATTTCACGTCGCCTTGAGGAGGAAGATCTAGTGGGGGTCGACAAGAATAGAGAATTACTTCAGCAGTGGTTGGCAGGTGATCATTTGGAACGCTCCGTGATAGCACTGCTTGGAATGGGAGGGCTTGGTAAGACAGCTTTAGCTGCAAATGTCTACAGGAATGTGAGGGAGAAATTTCAGTGCCATGCATGGGTCTCCATCTCTCAAACTTATTCTAGAGAAGATGTCTTAAGGAATATAATCAAGGAACTTTCTAGAGATAAAGACAGTGTTCTATCTAACACTGCGGATATGGACATCACATGCCTTCAAGAGACGCTAAAGAAGTTTTTAGAGCAACACAAGTATTTGATCATTTTGGATGATATTTGGACTCCAGAAGTATTTAATGATTTGTCTAGGATATGTATTCATAATGAGAAGGGCAGCCGGCTGCTAATCACAACAAGGGTAGGCCGTGTTGCTGCACTTGCCTCTCAAGGGTGCATCTTAACACTCGAAGCTTTACCCGAAGACAAGGCACGGGATCTTTTTTGTAAGAAAGCCTTTTCAAGAGATACGAATTATGAATGTCCAGTGCAGTTGAAGCCTTTGTCTGATGAAATATCTAGCAAGTGCAAAGGATTGCCTCTTGTTATTGTGCTAGTTGGTGGCCTCTTCCTTGTGCATGAGAAAACTGTGGAAGAATGGAGAAGAATAAATTCCCAATTAAATTGGGAGCTGATTAATAATCCGGAGTTCGATCACATCAGGAATGTTTTTCATCTCAGCTTTATCTATCTTCCAACACATTTGAAAAGTTGTGTCCTGTACTGCAGCTTATTTCCAGAAGACTATATTTTGAAAAGGAAACAACTTGTGCGGTTATGGATCGCGGAGGGGTTCGTCCAGGAGAGAGGTGAATGCACATTAGAAGAAGTGGCGGAGGGATATCTAAAGGAGTTGACTGACAGAAACATGCTACAACTTATTGAGAGGAACCACTTTGGTAGGATGAAGAAATTCAGAATGCACGATCTCGTACGTGAACTGGCAGTTGATTTGTGCAAGAAAAACTGTTTTGGTGTTAGTTATGAGGATCAGTGTGTGGAGTCTCTTGAGATGGATGGACGTCGGTTGGTGCTTCACAAACTGAAGAAGGATATTCAGGAGCCATTTTCCAATATGCACCAACTTCGTACTGTCATTACACTGGGCGGTAGCAAGTCATCATTCACTTTACTACCTCTGCTATGCACAGAGTCAAGATATATGACAGTGCTAGAATTAAGTGGTCTACCCATGGAGAAGATTCCAGATGCTATTGGGGATCTTTTTAATCTCCGCCATTTGGGTTTGCGGGGTTCAAAGGTGAAGATGCTCCCGAAGACTATTGAGAACCTTTCAAATTTGTTGACACTCGACCTTTATGAATCTGACATACATAAGTTTCCCAGTGGGATTGTGAAACTAAAGAAGCTTAGGCACTTATTTGCTGTGATAGTAATTCATCGAGAAGGAAATTTTTCTAAATATGGTGTGCGTATCCCCAATGGTCTTGGAAATCTAACAAACATGCAGACGCTACAAGCATTGGAAGCACAAGATGAGTCTCTTAGGCATTTAGGGGAGCTGAGGCAAATGAGAAGCTTGAGGTTATGGAATGTGAAGGGAATTTACTGTGGACGCATCAGTGAGTCTCTAGGTCAGATGCGGTACTTGTCCAGCCTAGATCTGAATGCAAGTGACAATAGTGAGGTTCTCTTGTTGAATGTCTGCCTGCCAAACCTGCAAAAGCTACGTTTGATGGGGCGACTAGCGGAAGGGGTGTTGGACGAGTCTCCTCTCTTCCAAGCTGATGGGGGGCAGAACTTGTATTCATTGTCTCTGTTATGGTCACAACTGAGAGAAGACCCCCTGCAATCCCTTTCTCGGTTGTCAAACTTGACATATCTACAGTTTACCGGAGCATACAACGGAGAGCAGCTGGCATTTCTCACGGGGTGGTTTCCCAAGCTAAAGATTCTCTATCTCGGCGGCCTGCCTAATCTGAGTCGGCTAGAGATACAGCAAGGTGTCATGGAGAGCCTGGAGGCATTATGCTTACACAACCTCAGCAGCATGACGAAGGTCCCAGCTGGCATTGAGTTCCTCCTGCCCCTCCAGTATCTAAACTTCCGCGAAATAACCATTGACTTCTTGGCGGAGCTGCGCCGTTCTGCAATTGGAGGGGATCGGTGGTGGTATACTCTCCGAGATTGA